In the genome of Hevea brasiliensis isolate MT/VB/25A 57/8 chromosome 14, ASM3005281v1, whole genome shotgun sequence, the window ccctcggcagtagtaggagctggactatatctcgaagcactagtacagtctttagctatatggcccttgccaccgcaattaaagcaggctccagtggcccagtagcactcccccccatgaatcttaccacaagtctcacaggggcgggcagaatgtgaacccctgctcgactgctgaccagacctagggggtctctgtccggagaatcggcccctaccaaatcttccacctcgacccctgctgggtccgctaaatttcttctttttcccagaagtcccaccagaactcggctctacagacttttcccccttgtctttctctgatttctcagctttctctgatttttctttcactggggttgcttctgattctattctttccaactcaagtgcttgagacatgagctctgagaagttgctgtgtcggaatcccacaacttgcatccttatgctgggcttcaaacccgtctcaaatctcttgcaccttgccttactagtaataaggagactccccgcatagtgactcaggcgggagaactccctctcatactctgccaccgatcggtttccttgtttcagactcaaaaattcttgcagtttctagtcaacatatgcatctgggatgtatttctgtctgaattctctgatgaagtcatcccaggtcaacattggtggttcagccaagctgtgggggatggtcttccaccaatcatatgcatccttgCGATGGCgacagagtactcaaacttcagttcatcttggcaatgtagcttcttaaatactctgtccattctttcaagccattgctctgcctctaaagggtccactgtacccttaaattctgcagccccatacttcagtaatttatcatattgtctggctggaggcagtggttgtgtcacaggtgtctggggtggagcttgagcaggcatatccccagccatttgttgaaacatcgcagccatctgctgtgtgaactgtgcagggaactgcggcatttgtggggttggtgctgctgacccactaacatttgataaagctagggcttccccttgtgcctcagcttcaacagactgctcaactgagcgatccccttcttccataatagtctggagtagggtatctcctgaacaagtaacacatggagatttccctccgttagttcatattcatgatgtaatgcactgtatgtaacaattatggacattgagcagttatacgtaacaaagaaaagacacaaattcataggttaaaacatgcttcaaaaacttgctctgatatcactaacacatgtcacaccttacccctctgtaaggcataacatgatcccgtagaatacctaatgaactaccgaacttcacttaccgataactcattaagtaccctacaagggattttaaaataattttcttatttttgataagtggtgagcatttctaataagtattttaaacatgtaattaagttgaaagctagttggaaattttagcccattttattttttcgtaaattttataaaaattttgacagagttccctctgtattttgagaaaacagttcttcaaatacctgtaaaaagcacttctaaaaattttctcaacaactgcttcaatttcaaactcaatctaaaacaatttctcaacacatttatcaacttttaatttcaaatccagtatccaatgatcatcaaaatactaacaatccatttcattcaaattaaataaaatagttccattcatatttcattagaaacaaaacaatttgaatagatcattacaaaatttacattaagagaatttcaaactacaatatatattacaactttatacaaattttatacaactgctcaagacccatttttacatgtccatacatttatgtgcaatatatacatcaaaagaaatatttacaattagggtataaattatacccgaagactttaggctgaatgatcctcaatctttagcagctcagtctgctgctcctctcgtctatgtatctgcgacagcaataaaagctatcgctgagtactaggactcagtggtgcacaatatactaaaataatctttatgcaaaaataaaatcatatttattcaaaattttgactaaacatgagcattaaacacaaaacatgaattatgagattttaatgcaaaccacgtttatttcgaagtatcaaaacacatttcataaacccacagttaaatcatgccattcgaaacaaatagaatctcaatagccagaggctaaagagaaatcacatcacaaggctagttagctcaaatatatggatatctattcacatcctcttctactggcacacctcaacacttctccagagaaggaatcaaaattcgaaactaattatccccactagtcgtgctagtgaggtgttcaaatatatggtcatgacactgtggtttcaaaacttatcttaacaatttgctaaacattgctatttcaaatatacacaacaactttcacagtttaaatcaaaacatcataaacaatatcacaaataaactttcaacaattccaaagcacaagtaaaatatatatttcgttcactttatcaatgaattttaaagcatggagatgttgtgcacaaacctcaagcgaatcgtcccttagcctcgactcggttcctcgggttccttcccgatattcttttcaactgaaacacacaattttacaatgtttcagtactagaacttaacataaatccaaaataaatttagcttcacatttacctagttctaacgtgttaaattcgacgttctcgaaatttttgtgttttgggttactattcactatactattcaagtcaaatagttgactttctaaggcttaataggtatggaaactccaacttcacccacataccacattttggtcattaaatttgttggttttggtcattttctcaaagcttaaatccttttggccaaattgtcaaattttcagttttggtgctccaagttgcactgttccattggcccttttattgttggaatttggaaaaacttccttcatagaaaatgttccttattgtcttaagtgtattctcatttttggatcaccccaattggagttttgtagctcaagttatagccaaaatacaattactgttcacgtgcacttttCATGCcgcaatttaggttctggcagatttttgatccaacttcattcaataatttgaccaagttaagtccataatttggtctaatttccttcatgcgaaatgttctactatgtcttaggtttccatcggttcaagaatcgcctaaatcggagttttctagagagagttatagccattggaactttactgttcaaatggaaatctgcagttttgcaggttcagtaactcaactttgctcaatcatttgattaggttaatagcataatttggattggtgttcttcatgaaagttttagatctatatcttatctaattactggtaaaatttcaggtcattttgaccttcctagctcgagttatgaccaaatgaacaattactgttcatttggtcagtttgtgcagtggtagcctgctctcatttcactttggtcaattggttcactaagttttggtcagtttttggccatggttcctgaatgaaaattgtgtcattttacgtctattttcatccccaattgatggcatatcaattggacttgtaaaatttccgttttggtccttcaaagttgatttggtcatgctgccagcagcatgaattTGACTTCtgttctaacaattcccacacatctcctttggtcattattaaccatttttcagttcacaattggtcaaagatatcatttatgcatttctccaaaatttggttcacaaaccctaacattcaaatcctaactcattcatctcatgcatttaactacatttaatggttttaatgctaatcattcaactaagtaaggtttctaaactcattcaaaaccctcaagccatacaaaatcatactccctccaagctggacgaaatttcaataatagtccttcccccatattttcatttcatttaattaattctaagctcatttcaaccatcacatatgcatttaatatggaaaaatgacaagttaataaactaacctcaacttaaataccaattcttcaattcctctcctcctttcttctttctttcttgttcttaagttgacaTTGCAGggtctagtgaggtttttaggggagttatgtaaattgggtggaggaatttaagcttagataaaaaaattttcatgggagttatggaggaagatggggcggcaagatggaaggaagaagaagtgatttttacttttttttcttttattttctttatttattttagttatggaagaccacaaaatttccaattaattaattaaattaattagtttagttatggcatcatgcatttagaagcattacacatttctgaggatttaacccaaaatcgttcagagtggaaaaagcgaatccatatagccgaccccaaatttttgggataaaggcttagttgagttgagttgagttgtatggcatcatgcatgaggtcatgcatgatgtcatcacctttttactttttgatttttcctttttttttctatttttctattagttctttaatttaattctcgattccgaaattttcttttctccaattttatttgacagttaggtcaggagtcagctctcggggtcaattaaccaaattgcccctcgctggttcatcccggtttgcaaataattccatatttctttcggttctctgacctaattatttgattgacttaacagttcttttttgtgattttctcttttccactgtgtccataagggtcctaaggaccacaacgtcactttttacggttcgaaatttgagtttaaaatgacttcgcagttgttcccgaggaggtcacccatcgctgtgactctcggctcgtttaacttcttatgttttgtttttcttgtttatacttaactaattgaacattactaattatttgtgtttatggcttctctaattgtcttaagtgtgattctaatcccttaattgtccggactgacaccggtcactggaacagtgaaatctaccaggctatgcaaacggggtgttacacagAGCGTCTTAACTTAACTTATTACATTTCTTATTATTCATATTTATTGTATTAATTTGGGTCAATTTATTTACCggagaaactgacagagttttccctaatttattaatgttttgactaGTTTTCCACctgattgaaaaaaataattttataaatatttgcaTTCTCATATTCTCATTCAAATCATCAATTTAATctcactcatataaatacatataaAATTCCAAATCATCTCCATACATACacgattcaaatatgaaatttaaaactttattaatttacaccatgtgcaaatttaatatacaaatatatatatttcaCAATAATAACATAAGTGTCTGATTTACCTTACAAAATGGAAGTCTAATTacaaattacaaattaaaaaatacaaaattactAATGAAGCCTAATGGTCCTACCCAAAACACTGCACGGATGAGGGACACTAGACACAatgcagatctgactctcacccagtctgagcTCTGCTGGGTTCTCGCTCTGAATCTCCAgtatctacgcgtggcaaaaagcgacacgctaagcaaaacagcttagtggtgccaataaaatataaaaataaactaaaataaataaatacaagaaattaatctgttaatttatCCAGACTAAAATTTTTGATAATTGTTTATAATATCCTTAATTTTGTGACTTTTATGTTCATTTCATGGTTACAAATCTTTAAGACTTATTTTTATTACCCAAGtagcctatactagttgactggactggataaacgagtaaactggcactaggtaccaagtacctcgggccgtcacaccatcagttacAAAGTGTCTCCAGGTATGCAACAGAACGGTTAACAAGCCATAGTAATCATCGGACATCAAGCCAATTAAATCAAgagtatattaaaatatatattatatgatatacttacACTATTATATTATCTAATAtaatcctaaattatatatgtaccttataattaaaaattatataatttagaaataactaaaaaatttattatatgatACATTATGTATTAATAGgccaattcaaaacttaaatgctaattcaagtattatcttttaaggaaataattacataaaatagtTTTTAAAACAAAGAACTGAATTGGAACCTAAAAACTGAGAACCGAATTGAACTAGAATAAAAACAATGAAGAATTGAACTGGACCGTATCAAAATTTTGGTTTGGTTCTGATTGCCAGGCAGACCCGAATCGAACCGGAACTGCACACCCCTCTTTCTTATCCTCTCTTATTTCTCTCTCcatatttcttttccttttcactCACACTCTTCTCTCCCTCATTCTCTCTTTGTTTTCATTTGTTAATAAAAATGATATAAGCTGTTTACATAAAAAAGTTAATAagttttcttaaattttaaaataatcaaagaaaattattttcaagtagagaaaacataaaaatgatattcaaagaaaaaaaatataaattcatatttagtATCCacatagcaaaatttttatttttatctaataatatatttttcaaaatacattgacaaactaattagtttcactaaattGTAAGGAGTAAGTAGTAATGGTTTTCACAATAGAGGGATAGACTAATTAGTTTTCTTAAGATAGAGTGATTAGATAGTAGTTTGAATAgtatgaataataaaaaatttcacaaatggactaaatagtttaacaaaaataaaatataaggactaaatagtatattttttaaaacacaGGGATCAagtaattagttttattaaaatatagagactaaatacTAATTTTTTCAAATATTTAAGTTATTTCTTTTTgacataataattaaaaaatggaAATAACATATCAAAATGGTTTTATTGTCCATAAATCAATGTCCAAATAGTTTTATGTTATATAGTTCAAAGTTGAGATAAGGATTAAAGTTGAGAGACTTTGGGTAAAATTTGCTTGAAAATTACTAATTCATTGAATTCCCTAATGCAACTAAAATGATATAATGTGTGCATTTGATAATCCATGTATATGTTACAATATAACGCATGTAAaacacaaattttattttatttttttattttgattattaatttttaatggcATTAGTAATATGGTTTCGCTTAATTTTATTATATCTTATTGATACatgaatatatattttattattgagTGTTTGAAGTTACAACAATAAATTTTCATGAGTTTTAGGATTATTAGAGAGTAATTAATGGTGATTCTAAGATATAATTTTGATACATGCCTTTTTCCTCGATCTATAATGCTTTTTTTCTTAATACGCAGTGATAGGTGATCGCTATAGTCCGGTACTAACTATATAGGGTTGTACATTGATCGATTTgagcatatttactttattttatcaaATAAATTGACAAAGTCGATTTTGATAATATTTAAAccgaaattaataaattaaattttaaaaacacaTATATTCAATTTTCACATTAAGCGGGTTGAATTCAGTTTAGacagtttttatttttatttttttaatttataattcaacTCTTATTATACCTTTTCTCATACACATTATCatttaataatgaaaaataaatcttaatttaaaatatattatttaataaaaataaataagactaaaaaataaaataaattttttcgtatatatatatatatatatatatatatatatatatatatatatataaaactagcGAACACCACTCCTAGGAGGCGTAGATTTCCCGTGGTGACGACAGCCAAAGACCACCAGCAAATCGTGATAAGCAAATTTCTTGGCAATATCTTTTTGCTTTGCCCAAAATTGAAGGTGACAGCTTGTTGCATAACCTTAACTTGAACTCAACTACATGGTATACCCTGTACCAACCTTtaccctttttctttttcattaatGGTGCCACGTTTCGGGTAGCTCAACCCCTTGTTAAGGGTTAAGAGAGGCTCCAATTTATTACAGTACCTTTGCCTTCAACGCATTCATCAATTTccctttcctcttctctctctctctctctctctctctctctctgtggaaTTATTATCACTGCATTGCAGCGTACATACAAAGTCCAGATAGATCCATGGCATTCTTGGATCTTGGTTTTCAGGGAATGGTTTCTTAGCTGGAAAATGGAAATTTCCTAATTTTGCCTTTTTATAGCTTGTGGCTAGTAGAAGCTTGATCAACCCATTGTGGGATCTTCATCTTTTGACAGATAGAGCACAAGCTGGGGTCTAAAACTTTCACCCTGTGTGGggttctacttcttttaccacgTCAAGGCTTCAGACAGCTTAAAAGTAGCTTTGAGCAGCCCAAGGAGCACAGCCCCCACACCCACGTACGTGACCcacagatagagagagagagagagagagagagagaacaaagAAACAAAGATACAAAATGCTAGTAATTTACTTAAATAATGCCTGAAGTTTGAGAACTTAGAAATCAttgagagaagaaaagaaagattATTTCTAGTCTGCAAGTTCTGAGATGAGTTCACGTGAAGGCTACGCTGGGATATCCGTGAGTTTGAAAGCAAGAACCAGTTCTTCCCGTTGATTCAACTCGGAACTTCACCACTGACCAATGGAGACTATCTTCGTGCTTAGATGATATTCTGCTTTCAGGGTTTTCGCATTCCATCCCACTGAGTAGGTGACCTTCGGTTACTTTCTGCAGTATACTTCTTCAGCTGCTCTGCTTTGTTTGGAAACTCTGAGGAAATGAAGATGACCCAAATTGGTTCCCTTCTGAGACTTTATTGCTAGGGTGGATCTGAAGATTTTGGGCTCTTCTATTTTGGTTTTTGATGGTGATTTGGAAGAGCTAGAACATGAGTGCAACACAAAAGGGTACGCTAAAAAGTGTTTGATGATGACGGACTTTGATTATGATTGTAATTATAAGCACCAAGATTACCCTGTTTTTGGAGGTGTATAATGTTGCCCTTTACGGAAAGTAAACCAAAATCAAGTCTAATGATATCAATCAAGGCATGAGAGATTCAGTTTTGCTCTCCTATTTCTATTCTACACCCAGCGGAGGCTGCAGATTGATCTCCAAGATGATAGAACCACCGGTTTCAAGGTACCCATTTCTCTACTTGTTCTTATTCTCTGTCATTGCTCATTTTTCTCTGGTTACATCAGGGGATGCCCAGATGCTCTTAGCACTCAAGTCATCAATTGATCCTTTGAACTCGCTTCCCTGGCCACAAGGAAGCGATGCCTGCAAATGGCAAGGGGTCAAAGAATGCATGAGTGGAAGGGTGAGTAGGCTTGTTCTGGAGTATTTGAACTTGCGTGGTACTCTAGATGGCAAAACCCTGAATCAATTGGATCAACTTCGGGTTCTAAGTTTCAAAGGGAACTCAATTTCAGGGTCAATCCCTAATCTCTCAGGCCTTGTCAATCTCAAATCTCTCTTTCTCAACAGCAACAATTTCTCCGGCGATATCCCAGATTCCATTACCAACTTACACCGTTTAAAAGTCATAGTTTTAGCCGAAAACCAACTCTCAGGTCCAATCCCTCCATCGCTCCTCAAATTAACCCGATTGTACGTTCTTTTCTTACAAGACAATAGCTTGGTTGGAGCAATCCCTCCTTTGAACCAAACCAGCCTCAGGTTCTTCAATGTGTCTAATAATAACCTTTCCGGGCAGATTCCGGTGACCTCTTCTTTGATTCGGTTTAATACGTCCTCATTTACCGGTAATGTTGATCTATGCGGCGAACAGATTCAAAATCCGTGTAAAAAATCTGAGTTTGGGCCATCAGCCAGCCCTATTTCTCCCACAGAGCAAACTCCAAAGCCATCTTCCAAACGCAGTAGATTGATCAAGATTATTGCAGGGAGTGTAGGTGGGTTTCTGTTGCTTTGTCCTATTAGTTTACTTATGGTGTTCTTGGTACGCAAGAATCTCCGCAGTAAAGAGGGCTCAGTCGTGGGGGAAGGAAGAAACAAAGCCAAAGGGATTGTTGGCGTTGGTGATAACGGTGGTGTCAATGGAGGAAATGGAGGTGGTGGGAGTGGCTTTGGCGGTAATAACGGCGGAACACTAGGTGGATTTTCGTGGGAGGGAGAGGGGTTGGGGACTTTGGTATTCTTGGGTGCAGGGGATCAGCAGATGGGCTACAGTTTAGAGGATTTGTTGAAGGCCTCAGCTGAGACACTAGGAAGAGGTACTATGGGATGCACATATAAAGCTGTAATGGAGTCTGGGTTCATCGTGACCGTTAAGCGGTTAAAAGATGCGAGATATCCAAGGGTGGAGGAGTTTCGGAGACACATGGACCTGCTTGGTAGGCTAAGGCATCCGAACCTGGTCCCACTCAGAGCTTATTTTCAGGCTAAGGAGGAACGCTTACTTGTATATGATTATTTCCCCAACGGCAGTCTCTTCTCTGTCCTCCACGGTAATGTCCGTCTCTACCtgctatttttatttaatttgaatttgtTTTATTTGCATAATACTACTAATAATATATTCatgcatatataatttaattttatttaacaatattaaaatagtttttaaAACAATCCTATCTCGATGAATCAAGCCCTTCACCTACTTCAAAACATCTGCGTTTCCTCCTCCTCTACTGTACTTGGTCAGAACATGTGCGTTTTCTCCCC includes:
- the LOC110657533 gene encoding inactive leucine-rich repeat receptor-like serine/threonine-protein kinase At1g60630, whose amino-acid sequence is MRDSVLLSYFYSTPSGGCRLISKMIEPPVSRYPFLYLFLFSVIAHFSLVTSGDAQMLLALKSSIDPLNSLPWPQGSDACKWQGVKECMSGRVSRLVLEYLNLRGTLDGKTLNQLDQLRVLSFKGNSISGSIPNLSGLVNLKSLFLNSNNFSGDIPDSITNLHRLKVIVLAENQLSGPIPPSLLKLTRLYVLFLQDNSLVGAIPPLNQTSLRFFNVSNNNLSGQIPVTSSLIRFNTSSFTGNVDLCGEQIQNPCKKSEFGPSASPISPTEQTPKPSSKRSRLIKIIAGSVGGFLLLCPISLLMVFLVRKNLRSKEGSVVGEGRNKAKGIVGVGDNGGVNGGNGGGGSGFGGNNGGTLGGFSWEGEGLGTLVFLGAGDQQMGYSLEDLLKASAETLGRGTMGCTYKAVMESGFIVTVKRLKDARYPRVEEFRRHMDLLGRLRHPNLVPLRAYFQAKEERLLVYDYFPNGSLFSVLHGTRTSGGGKPLHWTSCLKIAEDLATGLLYIHQNPGLTHGNLKSSNVLLGPEFESCLTDYGLTVFRDPDLLEEPSATSLFYRAPENRDTRKPSTQYSDVYSFGVLLLELLTGKTPFQDLVQEHGSDIPRWVWSVREEVTESGDEPEEKLQALVNVAMACVSFAPENRPSMRDVLKMIRDSRAEAQVSSSSSDHSHGRWSDTVQSLPREEHLSI